Below is a window of Fuerstiella sp. DNA.
GTCTTCGGAGTCTTGGCTGATATCAGCGTTTTCCGGAGGCTCATCGTCCCAGACCCAGCGGTCCAGCTCGTTCCAGTACGAATCGTCGTCAGTTCGCTCTTCTTTTTCAGCGGACGTCTTCTGGCTGAGTGTCGTCTCGTTCGCAGATCCAGCGGTTTCTTCTTCTATTTCGTCTTCGTCGTCTTCATCAAACAGCAGTTCATCGTCTTCATCATCGTCTTCATCATCGTCGAGCCGGTTCAACGTTTCGCCGTCTTCACCATCCCGGTCTTCATCAAATTCTTCTGCTTCGTCTTCGAACGGTTCGGCCTCTGAATCAGATGGGGTAAAAGCAGACGACATATCGAACTCGTCGTCATCAAAGACGATCAGATCGTCCACGTCATCGTCGATATCATCGGGCTGCGGTGAGTCTGCTTCCTCTGCTGGACTGTCCGCCGGTTCCGGTTCGATTCCCAGCAGGTCGTCGACTCCACCGCCATCTTCGTATTCGTCGAACAGTAACTCCCCGGTCGCCGGCGGAGCTTCGTCATTTCCCAGGCCCAGCAGATTCCTGACAGCTTCGTCTTCGGGCGTTTGCATATCATCCTGCCCTTTTCCAGTGCCGGTCATGTTTTGTTTTTCTATGTACAATCAACCAAAGTGGACAGCCGCGGATTCGGCTGCAGCATTGGGGAAAACCGGCGGACATTTGCTGCAGCCTTCCCTGAATCGAGTGACCGATAATAGTAACAGGTGTTTCTGCAGATTGACTATCCTTCCACGTGATGAATTACGATTCCCTGGTAAAGCCAGCGAAGATTGTACAAACCGGGAGTTCCGGTTTTGACCGAGAACCAGCACGGGCGAGCGGTGGAAGGCGGAACTGATCTTTCGACGGCTTCTGCGGATTTCAGCTGCACATGGCCGAATTGGGCACGACGGGTCGCTACATTGACAGACCCGAATTTCAGTTGACTCAGCCCCTGGACTCACGAACGCCTGTGTAATAATTGGAGAGATTTGTGGCGATACTCAGGAATAAGACAGCCATCGTAACCGGAGCCGGATCCGGAATCGGCGAAAGAACGGCTGAGTTACTGGCGAATGAAGGTGCCAACGTCGTACTGGTGGGACGCAGACCGGAACCGCTGAGGCAGGTCGCCGAACGAATTGCCGCAGCCGGAGGCACCGCGGTGAGTCATACGGCAGATCTGACAATCGGCGATCAGGCTGCAGCTGTGGCCCGGTTCACGCTGGATACTTACGGTCGAATTGATGTGGTTGTCAATAATGCCGGATTTTCATCACGAATCCGCTCCGTACGTTACGTGGAGCCGGAAGAATGGGATGCGGTGTTTAAAGTAAATATGGAAGGCGTCTATCGTCTGACACAGGCGTCTCTGCCGGGAATGATCGAACGAGGTCACGGGACAATCATCACGACATCATCCATGGCGGCGTTACGACCAGGGATTTTGGGAGGTGCCCCCTATTCCGCCGCCAAAGCCGCCGTGCGGGCATTTTCTCACGGTCTCAACAGCGAACTCAGAGATCAGGGGATTCGTGCGACGGTGATCGTACCGGGCGAGGTTGACACTCCGATACTGATGGGCCGTCCGGCAGTTCCCGACGAAGAAGCCAGACGAACAATGATGCAGCCGGACGATGTGGCTCGCTGCATTCATCTGGCGGCAACGCTGCCCCAGCGTACGGTCATCGAAGAACTTGTTGTTATGCCTTTGATCCCTCGCGATATGTCGGCCGAAATGGAAGTTGCCCGCACCAAACAACCGGAATGAGTCCAGCCGGAATCCGGACGCACAACGATGTCTGGTTCTCTTGTTCGGGGCATTCTGAAGGAGTGTTCGGCTCCCGGCAGTGTATTGTCCGGTCGGTGAGCTCAGTCACGACCGCCCGGTTGGGGCTGGCGTTACGTTGCCTGTTGTCACAAATCGTAACTGTGAGTGGCTGGTTCCGGTGTTAGTTGTGTTCCGGCTGACCGGAGCCTTTGCCCGGCGGAGGCGGGTTGCCGGTGCGCCGAAGAAACTGTTCGAATGACTGGGCAAGTGAGTCCCTGAGTCGGGGAACATTCGGGGCGGACAGGAAGACTCTCTGGACAACAACGGAACGGGGATAAAACGTTGCGATGAAGTCAAATGAGAACTCGCTGGCTGTATGACCGATCATCACGGCGTTGGCGTACTGACCGGACATCACCTCTTCGGAAAGACGCAGGTGATCATACAGGTCTTCGGCTGAGTGTTTTGTTGTTTCGGGACTTTGAACGCCAGACCCGGCAGTCGATTCACTCGAAACGGCCGGCGCCTTTGTGATTCCTGGCTGTTCAAATGTAGCGGGAGCGGCTGGGGGCTGGGCCGTCGGCAGAACAATGGCACCGAAACGAGATTCATACTTTGTGATATTTTCAGCAAGTGCCTGCAGAAACTGCCGTACGACCGCCGGCGGTAAAATGACTCGAGCGGCCACCTGTTGCGGCTGCTGCATTTGCAGCAGGAAATCGACAATGAATTCGTGATTTCCCTGCAGCACGGCCACGCCCGTGCTGAAGATTCCTCTTGCGACATTAGCCGGTACCAGCGCACCGATATGGCTGGAGCGAACTTGTTGAGGCTGATCCTGGGGAGGTTCACCGGACTGATCGGTCATGGAAGGATTCCTGATTTCAGTACAGAACAACTGTTGTGCGATGCCTG
It encodes the following:
- a CDS encoding SDR family oxidoreductase is translated as MAILRNKTAIVTGAGSGIGERTAELLANEGANVVLVGRRPEPLRQVAERIAAAGGTAVSHTADLTIGDQAAAVARFTLDTYGRIDVVVNNAGFSSRIRSVRYVEPEEWDAVFKVNMEGVYRLTQASLPGMIERGHGTIITTSSMAALRPGILGGAPYSAAKAAVRAFSHGLNSELRDQGIRATVIVPGEVDTPILMGRPAVPDEEARRTMMQPDDVARCIHLAATLPQRTVIEELVVMPLIPRDMSAEMEVARTKQPE
- a CDS encoding DUF3467 domain-containing protein, whose amino-acid sequence is MTDQSGEPPQDQPQQVRSSHIGALVPANVARGIFSTGVAVLQGNHEFIVDFLLQMQQPQQVAARVILPPAVVRQFLQALAENITKYESRFGAIVLPTAQPPAAPATFEQPGITKAPAVSSESTAGSGVQSPETTKHSAEDLYDHLRLSEEVMSGQYANAVMIGHTASEFSFDFIATFYPRSVVVQRVFLSAPNVPRLRDSLAQSFEQFLRRTGNPPPPGKGSGQPEHN